ttTTAAGGCCTCGGAGTTGAGAAATTCTTGTTCTAAGCCCTCCACATTCAAATGTTCTCCCAAGAACtgcaagaaattgaaaaaaaaaaaaaggaaattacagAAATTGTTAGAAGCAAGGCAAAGTACTATATCATGGATTGGGTGGGTAGTTTCAATTTTAACAgaggaaaagaataaaagagGAATGGGAAACAGAAATAGCAGATGTTAATATTTGCAGAAAACGCAGTATCACTGCATTGAATGCAGGCATTTAGAGAAGTAAATGCAGTGCATatcaaaattctagaaaaaGGAAGTGAAAAGGAAAGACAAGTACTCCAATGAACATACGCAAGGATTAATGGGTCCTTGAAGCCTCTCCATTACAGCAGCTGAGCAGATTGTCGTTGAAATAGCttcttaaattctttcttttatctctTGTCTATACAAACATTCCACAGCGATGCTAACGAAACAATACTAGTCATAAATGTAAGCCCCAAGAAGCAGAACAAGACCCCATTTATGAGCacagatacatatatatatatattaataaaaatatttttatatggtGTGAGGTAAGTTacagagagggagagagaaatcGAAGGTGAAGATGGGTAAAAGAGTGATGAAGAAAATCACAGAGGATGTGAGATGAAAAATGAAAGGTGGgaaagaattatatatatagcaaGAAAATGAGGACATATTTTGGAAACGGAATTGAAAGTATGAGAAAAGAGAGAGCGCGTAGGCTTAAGGGTTTAGGGTTGTCTGGTTTACAATGTCCCGAAAGCATTATTGGCGATGGCAGTTTTGTCCAGCAGAGGAGACATTTAGTTGTGGGGACTACTAATACTGCTTCTTCCCTTAATAAAAGGTTTCAGTGGTACACGTAAATCTGCCCATTGCAAAATTTTCATGGTTTCTAAAGTCCTCCTATGTAGCTTCTCATCATGTGTCATTCATTTCTCCATTTCCAATTTCTTCCCTGTCATCAACTTATCCCTTCGCTTCCTTATCTCTCTTTCACACaccttattttattaatcagcCCCACATGCCACGATACTTATTATCATTTCAGTGTAGTCTACCCTGTTGACTACGGCACCAACAGTGGCTTCCATCTCCGAATCATTAATTTGTCTCAAAAAAACCCACCATAAACTCATAATTCAGGCTCTATCTCTCGAAGGAAAACCAGTAACACGGCGTTGTCTTGTTCTACCTAACAAGTATAGTTCACATTTCTCCAAGTCCAAAAACATGAACTTaaaaatttaggccaaaagatttattcacCTAGGGTTTAACCCTTccccaaatatatatttattgagttTCAAAAGTCGAAACATCTATTTATGAATTGATAAATCTAACtaaaactattaattataagggctaaaatattcattttaccATTGAATTCAAAAACTCTAAAAtcttatatcattttctcctattgatttgaaaaattaataatttttcctccgaaattatattttaaaaaatttactttttcaatCAGAATCTTTTCCCACCATTGCAATTCCATCAGATAAAGACGAACAATTTTCGTTTGatgaagagataaagatgatttattgtctttgttttctcgttagatgaagatgatttgtctttatTTGACAAAACTGCAACAGTGAAAAGGCCGATGGTGGGAAAGTGAGCCGACAAAGAGAATGAATTTCGCTTgtcagagaaagaagaaaaaaccatagggaaaaaataaaattttcaaaacttaatcctaagGAAAGGGGGagtgttagtttttcaaactaagaagagaaaataatataagtttttagagtttagtgataaaatgacaattttacttcaTATAACTAATTAGTTTTGGTTAGATTTAATGATTTATGGGTAggtgtttaatttttaaaatgtcacaAATGTGTATTTGAGAATaggttaaaccttgggtgggaataagtttagATATGATTTGCATGGTTAAATGAAATTCACACATTCATGTTTTATCCAAATATGTCTCCAATAAATGTCTTGCTTTACCATAGTTTTTATcataagggaaaatgactatttcctatccaaattttaatctaatcttaaaattatatttatggtaGATGGAATATCTAAACACCAACTTATAGATTAACTACtgtccaaatttttagttaaagacagagataaaatcatcattttatccatAAACCCAAAAACTTTGAAACTTATATCATTCCCCcccttcaagttttaaaaactaatacttcaactcattctcaaagtttaaaaagtttagatttcaccataagatttatttctttctttgacCACCATCATTTCAATTGACGGTCGGCCACCTATCTTCAAAatctgactacaaaggacaaTGAAAAACAATCATCTAGGTGTaatgacgaaggacgatgaaATGTTGTCTTTCATCGAGTCTTCCCTATCTGGACAAAAAGAGTCGTCCTTCGCTTCTTTTCGATCATTGATCGGTTTTCTAAGTCATCAGAGATGAAAcctgaaaaagaaagaaaagtgaattttttaaaattcaattatagggggtaaatatgagttttctaaactaagaggagaaataatataattttttaggttttagggtttatagataaaatgatgattttacccttacttacaattgaaaatttgaacatCTACTGATCTACCCTgagtataattttgaatttgggtgagaaatttTCCTATTcccttattataaataattgaaaatggcTGGATGGGGCCTAAGCAAATGCCTCTAGGCATGTTTCTGCATTAATGTCTCGGGACACAAATTTTGTCTCCAATGGAAGTACATGATTGGCTTGAATAGTGAATACTAGATAGCAAGTATGGCTTCCCTATCGAGTCCCACaatacatttattttgtttttcaagtttATTAACTCCACTGGAGATATTCAATGAATAAAAGCTCTGGACAATATGAAATCCCCTTCAAAATTTGCTAAGATTTATTGTTCAAGTCAATTGAAgcctaattttgtttgtttctcttctacCTGCTGTGAAATTACTCTCACCGCTTTAGTTATTACAACAGTCCAGGGAAAATTTTTCTTAGCTTCCATTTTTATAGCAAATGCACTTAGTTATTTTTAGCTTCATGGCCTGACATGGACATGACAATGTAGAAGAGTACTGTAGTTTATCATGAAGCCACCATCACCTTGACCTTCGCCAAGTTACTTCAAAGCAAATTCCAATGGACCGTGACATTAAGAGAAAGCCTAATATAGACAAGATTCCAAATTAATAATCTTGGAAATGGGATATCAACGCACCCAAATCATCTGTTGTGTAAATATTGATCCTGTTGTATAAGGcgattttctttttctagatAACCATCTCAGGTGTGGCAGACTCCTCTCTACGCCGTAGAGGCAACGCAACAGCTCATACATCTCTCAATAATTTAGAAGTGTCAAAATGCCCCATGTGAATGTGTATGTGCTTGCAGCGGAGATATGTTAAACATAAATTACAAAGAAGACAAACTCAATCCAGCAAAATCCCAGCTTGAGAACACCAAACTCAATCTTATCCTTTAAAACTATGGTCTTTATTTTCTTCCTATAAACTAGAGCACACTTCACAACCATAAGATCTAGAGGCATTCGTTTTCTCAATAGTTGTAAAATTTAAACCTTATGGTTTAACTGGTACATTTAGATACCATTAAAATAAGTAACTGCAGTAAATATTAAAGATTTCTTCCCAACCAAAGCACAACTCCAGTGGTTTCGTAGAATTTCTCTTGGCAATCAGAGATACATCTTGTCACTGTACAAGGGTCTTTTGTCATTCGACAGAAAAATGAGAGTACTTGGCTTCACGAGTTGAGCTTCCTCAGTAATAATCGAGATGACAACACCGCCCCCACCTCCCAACATCATGAGTCCACCAGAAATTGACCAGAATCCAGATTATCAAGGAGTTCCCATGATGCAGTGACACTCAAGAGACTCGGTAGGTAGACCCCAATATACAGAGACAGTTGATGAATACCTATTGCAGTAGAAATACATTTTTACTCAACCAGCCTGATTAAAACTTCTTCCCATAAACAGAGTACTGCATAAGTTTTTATGGAACTAAAATGGTAACTAGTATACATTGAAATAAATGACAGGATACAATactaaacatttatattatactCAACAATTATTCTGGATACGAAGCACTAAGCAGCAATAGTTTGcaattttttatgattacaGCTATCTCTTGCCTAAATACCAATTTCAATGATCAAAAGCTGAAGAGCTATTGGTTATATGAGAAATAGCTTCCTTAGGACTTGAAATCAAAGATCCAATGATGGAAGTTGAAGACACAGCTAATACCAATTTCAATGCCCAAAACTAACGTTCTATCTGTATGGTCACATGACTGATGTTATATTCCCTTCTAATATATTGTACCACATTATCCAGCAACATGTCTGCATTTGCTTCTGGCCGGATTTTGACATGGCAAGCTAATAGGACCTTCCCCACAGTGATAGCCCATATATGGAGCTCATGAATGGCCACCACTTCCTCCATCTCCAGCAATCCTTTCTCAAGCTTTGTTGCATCAATCTCCCTTGGTGTGCTCTCCATTAGGACTTCAAGTATGTTTCGCAACATTTTAATTGTAGTCGTTAAAACAACAACTGAAAATATGAGAGTACAAATTAAGTCAACTATCTTCCATTTCGGCTTGTACCAGATAATTGCCCCTCCAATCATTACTCCTATACTTTGAATGGAATCCCCAAGAACATGAAGATAAGCTCCCTGTACATTTATGTTCCGTTGCTTCTTCTCTTCTTGTGCACCTTGTGGTTTGCTGAGGAGTGGCTTGGTAAGATCTTCAGTATGGAGGCACTCTTCCCGATAATGCTCTTCACTATGATGATGTAACTCAGCTTTGGAGTTCTCATCATGTTGATGATGATGCTCTTCATCATGATCATGATGACCCACAGTGATTGTCTTTCCATGGCTATGACTGAAACCAGGATCATGATCATCAGGACCATGACTGTGACTGTGACTGTGACTGTGAGTGCGACCGTGACCATGACTGTGATCATGGCCCAACACGAAAACCATGACAATGTTCACCACAAGACCAAAAGTAGCAACAAGAAACATTAAAAAGCCATTAACCTCCTCTGTACCACTAATAAGTCTAACAATGGCTTCATACATTAAAATTCCTGC
This sequence is a window from Mangifera indica cultivar Alphonso chromosome 5, CATAS_Mindica_2.1, whole genome shotgun sequence. Protein-coding genes within it:
- the LOC123216460 gene encoding metal tolerance protein 1-like, producing MEGQSSQHGQTIEISVDVPDGARNLGGSMTCGEAPCGLANARANSKEAKERSDSMCKLLIAVALCVVFMSVEVVGGIKANSLAILTDAAHLLSDVAAFGISLLSLWATGWESNPRQSYGFFRVEVLGALVSIQLIWLLAGILMYEAIVRLISGTEEVNGFLMFLVATFGLVVNIVMVFVLGHDHSHGHGRTHSHSHSHSHGPDDHDPGFSHSHGKTITVGHHDHDEEHHHQHDENSKAELHHHSEEHYREECLHTEDLTKPLLSKPQGAQEEKKQRNINVQGAYLHVLGDSIQSIGVMIGGAIIWYKPKWKIVDLICTLIFSVVVLTTTIKMLRNILEVLMESTPREIDATKLEKGLLEMEEVVAIHELHIWAITVGKVLLACHVKIRPEANADMLLDNVVQYIRREYNISHVTIQIER